A window of Psychroflexus sp. ALD_RP9 contains these coding sequences:
- a CDS encoding helix-turn-helix domain-containing protein: MKTTFGEYIRLLRNENELTLTQLAAKLNLDSANLSKIENGKRDFDEKRLPKLAKIFKINLTELRNEYITDQIGKQIYETNCTKQLLQVAEEKAEYRRTLKEKIV; this comes from the coding sequence ATGAAAACCACTTTTGGAGAATACATCCGACTTTTACGAAACGAAAACGAATTGACCTTAACTCAACTTGCGGCCAAATTGAACTTAGACTCTGCAAACTTGAGCAAAATTGAGAACGGGAAACGTGATTTTGACGAAAAGAGATTACCAAAACTTGCTAAAATCTTCAAAATCAATCTCACAGAATTAAGAAATGAATATATCACTGACCAAATCGGGAAACAGATTTATGAAACAAATTGCACCAAACAACTTTTACAAGTTGCGGAAGAAAAAGCAGAATACAGAAGAACATTAAAAGAAAAAATAGTATGA